AGTGCTACGTCAGTCTCGTCTCGGTGACTGGTGTAGTAGAAAGCTTCCTTAAAGTAGCAGTTCAGCTGTATAGTGCATCTTTGTGTAACATGATGTcggctctctgtctgtgttatgGAATCTTTCTCTGCCTGCTTTTCAGCACATTGGCCGATGAAGGTATGTGGTGTATATATGGTTTTATAGATTTCTATTGTTAGGAGCATTCTTTGTCTGTTTTCAAGTTATTGGGGTGACAGATAAACTAACGGTTAGAGCATCCAACCAGTAACCAAAAGCTTGCTAGATAGTGTACCGAGGGGAAAAACCTATTGTTAAACATAATCAACTGAATAACATTACTTTTCAAGGACAGAATGAATGGGAGTAGAGTAGAAGATTTTTGCTCATAATAACCTTTAAAAAACTTTTCCTCAAAAACGTTCTGacacatggtgtgtgtgtgtttgtttgtccaaTCTAATAAAGTGAGTGTAGGCCTATTGGTCCGAAAGCAGGAGGGAGGCAACATCACCATCCGCTGCAGCACCTCTCAAACAGACAAAAATTACATAACTCTGTTCAGGCGCCTGACTACAGAGACAGAAGTCTTCAAACTTCACAAGGAAACTAAAAAAGTCACTCTTCAAGATGAATTCAAATCCAGAATGTATAACGAGGGAGAATTCCACAATATGTCTCTGACCATCAAACACCTGACCACAGAGGACTCTGGGGCATACTGGTGTACGTACACTGGTCAGAAGAAACCAGGCATTGATGCTCAAAGTGTTCTTCTGGTTGTCACTGGTGAGTTAATCATTAAAAGGGCAGACTCCTGTTTCTTTCTAGTTAATTGTAGCGCTGTAAATCAGTGATTCAGTTGATGTACCCATGAATGTGTGAAGAACTTAACATGAATGAATTGACCCTTAGTGGAATAATAAGGATATCTAGATGATCTATGTGGCCGTGATTGATGTACTGCAGGTGAGGAGTGTAACCAGCCTGTTGAGCCCTTGTGGATGGACAGGAACATGACTCTAATCCTGGTCTCAGCTGGCACCGCTGGCATTGTTCTCCTCCTCAGTCTGGTCATCCTTTTCACCTGGATCATCCCCAGGGTAAGTATTATGGACAAAgttgtatgtgttttgtgtttaagAGTCTGATCAGCACTGTCTTCACAATAAAATTAAGAATTTAAAAACTAGATGTAAACCTTCTTATGATGGGATGAACAGATAGTCATACTGGTCAGGGATAGTAGTCATACTGGTCAGGGATAATAGTCATACTGGTCAGGGATAATAGTCATACTGGTCAGGGATAGTAGTCATACTGGTCAGGGATAATAGTCATACTGGTCAGGGATAATAGTCATACTGGTCAGGGATAGTaacaatacatatatacatttatatatatttatatatatttaccgTTCAAAAGTCTAGGGTCACTTGGACTTGG
This is a stretch of genomic DNA from Esox lucius isolate fEsoLuc1 chromosome 11, fEsoLuc1.pri, whole genome shotgun sequence. It encodes these proteins:
- the LOC105013129 gene encoding uncharacterized protein LOC105013129 isoform X1; this encodes MMSALCLCYGIFLCLLFSTLADEVSVGLLVRKQEGGNITIRCSTSQTDKNYITLFRRLTTETEVFKLHKETKKVTLQDEFKSRMYNEGEFHNMSLTIKHLTTEDSGAYWCTYTGQKKPGIDAQSVLLVVTGEECNQPVEPLWMDRNMTLILVSAGTAGIVLLLSLVILFTWIIPRLKSWRATMRPTPVRTNDVYEDMHNFRRI
- the LOC105013129 gene encoding uncharacterized protein LOC105013129 isoform X2; this translates as MMSALCLCYGIFLCLLFSTLADEVSVGLLVRKQEGGNITIRCSTSQTDKNYITLFRRLTTETEVFKLHKETKKVTLQDEFKSRMYNEGEFHNMSLTIKHLTTEDSGVYWCTYIRFNKANIEAESVLLVVTGEECNQPVEPLWMDRYMTLILVSAGTAGIVLLLSLVILFTWVIPRLKAQHTTNEQTGLVYENVKMSMKM